In the genome of Takifugu flavidus isolate HTHZ2018 unplaced genomic scaffold, ASM371156v2 ctg884, whole genome shotgun sequence, the window AACTAACACCAACATAGATGCTAGGAGACCCGTGtgacaggaaccagagagaAACCAGACCTGGTTCTGGGCTGAAGAGGCAGCGGGAAACTTCCGTTTGGATCATTGGGAAGCAACATCCCAGCGTTCGGCTGCAAACGTGTCCTTTAACCCATCAGGACCTTCTCAGGTCCAGTCCCAGGACCTTCTCAGGTCCAGTCCCAGGACCTTCTTCTGTGGAGCAGCGCTCGTTAGCTGATGCTaatcacctcctctctcctctccttcagttCTGAGCTCTAACCTCGTTTCTCAACATGTTGtcgtgtttgagtgtgtgtgtgtgtgtgtgtgtgtgtgtgtgtcgccgtCTCTGCGTCCCTCTTTTTGTGTATTCGTCttcatgtgcgtgtgtgtttttgggtaGAAGCTCTGCGGGGGGTGACCATGGTGGAGCTGGTCAAAAAGGAGGGCAGCACGCTGGGCCTCACCATCTCAGGTGGGACGGACAAAGATGGCAAACCGCGGGTGTCCAACCTCCGGCCAGGAGGACTGGcggccaggtgtgtgtgtgtgtgtggtgtgtgtgtgtgtgtggtgtgtgtgtgtgtgtgtgtgtgtgtgtgtgttggggctcCCATCCTGACAGGCCTCCCCCCTCTGCAGGAGTGACCAGCTGAACGTGGGCGACTACATCAAGTCTGTGAACGGCATCAATCTGACCAAGCTCCGGCACGAGGAGATCATCAGTCTCCTGAAGAACGTGGGGGAGCGAGTTCTCCTGGAGGTGGAGTACGAGCTGCCCCCGACAGGTACGTGTCCTGATGGAACCGGCGTCAGACGCTACGCTTCACCTCCAGACAGGTCaggctcctctctctgtcccccctccaGCACCAACCAGCACCTCCGGCGTCA includes:
- the LOC130521341 gene encoding glutamate receptor-interacting protein 2-like isoform X2, which produces MSSRRHSIPALRGVTMVELVKKEGSTLGLTISGGTDKDGKPRVSNLRPGGLAARSDQLNVGDYIKSVNGINLTKLRHEEIISLLKNVGERVLLEVEYELPPTAPTSTSGVISKTIDICLHKEGNSFGFVMRGGAHEDWHKSRPSWSPTSGQEDLRTGNRWLQTAAPV
- the LOC130521341 gene encoding glutamate receptor-interacting protein 2-like isoform X1 produces the protein MSSRRHSIPEALRGVTMVELVKKEGSTLGLTISGGTDKDGKPRVSNLRPGGLAARSDQLNVGDYIKSVNGINLTKLRHEEIISLLKNVGERVLLEVEYELPPTAPTSTSGVISKTIDICLHKEGNSFGFVMRGGAHEDWHKSRPSWSPTSGQEDLRTGNRWLQTAAPV